TAAACAAAACAAATGGAATATTAAATGTTGTATGAGCTATGAAAATACTTGTTAATCCTAATTGTAGTTTAACTGTTGCAAACATAATCAGAAGTGAAACCCCTAAGATAATATCTGGAATAACTAAAGGAAGGAATGTTATAACTTTTAAATAGTTTTTATGTTTAAAGTTATACCAGTGTAATCCAATAGCCCCAAGAGTTCCAATTAATGTAGAAGTAGTGCTCGAAATAATTCCAATGAATAAACTATATTTAAATGCTTTCCAAATGTTATCAGAATAAAGGAATAACTCTTCGTACCATTTTAAAGAAAATCCTTGCCAAGTACTTGATCTTCCCTCATTGAAAGAGTAGATTACAAGAATTAACAGAGGCAAATAAAAGAATATCATAGATAAAATGAAGAAAAATAGTGATGTTCTTCTCTTATTCATCGTCAACCTCCTTAGACTTTTTTTCAACTCTCATAAAAATTAAGAGAGCGATTGATGTAATTAAAATAAGCATAGCCGAAATAGCTGAAGCTAAAGGCCAGTTTCTAGTCACAGTAAGATGTTGAGCGATAACAGTACCAAGCATAGTTGCCTTTGTACCTCCTACTAGTTTTGGAATAGCGTAAGATCCCATAGATGGAATAAATGTAAATAAGACTGCTGTAATAATACCAGATTTTATATTTGGTAAAAATACCTTTCTAAAAGCTTGAGCATTAGTTGCTCCCAAATCTCTAGCTGCTTCAACTAAAGCGAAATCAAATTTCTCAATAATAGCATATAGTGGTAATATTGCAAACGGTAAACTAGTATATACCGTGATTAAAATTACAGAGCTTGTATTATAAAGAAGCTTTAAAGGAGCGTCAATGATTCCTAATTTCATTAAAAAAGTATTTAAAAAACCATTAGAACCTAAAATAGATATCCAAGCATAGATTCTTATTAAAAAGTTAGTCCAAAACGGAATAATAACAAGAATAAGAAGTTCTTGTTTGAATTTTGACCTAGCTATAAAATAAGCCGTTGGAATAGCTAAAGTAACAGTTAAAATAGTTACAATAGCTGAGATATAAGTAGTTCTAAGAAGTATTTTTAGAAATACAGGTTCAAAAAATACATTGAAGTTCTTTAAGGTAAAGATCATTTGAACTCCACCATAAGTACCTTTAGTTAAAAAAGCATAGCTTAAAACGATTAGCATAGGAATAACAAAAAATACAGACATCCATAAAGTTAGTGGAATACTATATAAACTTCCAGAAGAGATTTTTTTCAATTATATCACCTCTACTAAGAAACTATCATCAGCATGCCAAGAAATATAAGCATCTTCATCCCAGTGTATTGTATCATTATCATCTTCATCAAAGTAAACAGCATGCTGTTTAAAAGCTTTAAATAATAGATTTTTATCTCCGTTTACCCAAACAAAGTATTTACTTTGGAATCCAGAGTAAATAAGTTCATCAACATAAACTTTTAAAGTATTGTGTTTTTCTGATAACCCTGTAGGTATTTGTTTAGAAACCCTAATTTTTTCAGGTCTGATAGAAACTCTAATTTTATCTCCAACTTTAACTATTTTATCAAGTTCAAAAATAAGTTCTCCTAAATGTTCCGTTTGAATCTTACCATAAGTTTCATCAAAAATTTCTGTAACAATGCCATCAAAGAAGTTATTTTCACCGATAAAATCAGCTACAAAAGTATCAGCAGGAGCTTCATAAACCTCAGCAGGAGTTCCTACTTGTAATACTTCTCCTTTATTCATAACAGCTATTCTATCAGAGATAGATAACGCTTCTTGCTGATCATGAGTAATAAAGATAAATGTAATTCCTACTTCATCATGAATATTATCTAGTTCAATCAAAAGATTTTGTCTAAGTTTTGCATCTAATGCTGATAAAGGTTCATCTAATAATAAAACTCCAGGTTTATTTATAAGAGCTCTTGCTATAGAAACTCTTTGTTGTTGACCTCCAGAAAGTTGATTTGGTTTTTT
This sequence is a window from Cetobacterium sp. ZOR0034. Protein-coding genes within it:
- a CDS encoding ABC transporter permease; this translates as MNKRRTSLFFFILSMIFFYLPLLILVIYSFNEGRSSTWQGFSLKWYEELFLYSDNIWKAFKYSLFIGIISSTTSTLIGTLGAIGLHWYNFKHKNYLKVITFLPLVIPDIILGVSLLIMFATVKLQLGLTSIFIAHTTFNIPFVLFIVLSRLGEFDYSIVEAAYDLGANEMQTLKKVILPMLTPAIVSGFLMSLTLSLDDFVTTFFVAGPGSSTLPLRIYSMIRLGVSPVVNALSVLLIVLSIALTLSTKSLQKYFVK
- a CDS encoding ABC transporter permease, with amino-acid sequence MKKISSGSLYSIPLTLWMSVFFVIPMLIVLSYAFLTKGTYGGVQMIFTLKNFNVFFEPVFLKILLRTTYISAIVTILTVTLAIPTAYFIARSKFKQELLILVIIPFWTNFLIRIYAWISILGSNGFLNTFLMKLGIIDAPLKLLYNTSSVILITVYTSLPFAILPLYAIIEKFDFALVEAARDLGATNAQAFRKVFLPNIKSGIITAVLFTFIPSMGSYAIPKLVGGTKATMLGTVIAQHLTVTRNWPLASAISAMLILITSIALLIFMRVEKKSKEVDDE
- a CDS encoding ABC transporter ATP-binding protein, translated to MKKTDIKIVDIKKSFDGVDVLKNINLEIKDGEFFSILGPSGCGKTTLLRMIAGFITPDSGAIYLGDENIVDLAPNKRNVNTIFQKYALFPHLTVYENVAFPLRLKKIDEKTIDEEVKKFIELVDLKEHIYKKPNQLSGGQQQRVSIARALINKPGVLLLDEPLSALDAKLRQNLLIELDNIHDEVGITFIFITHDQQEALSISDRIAVMNKGEVLQVGTPAEVYEAPADTFVADFIGENNFFDGIVTEIFDETYGKIQTEHLGELIFELDKIVKVGDKIRVSIRPEKIRVSKQIPTGLSEKHNTLKVYVDELIYSGFQSKYFVWVNGDKNLLFKAFKQHAVYFDEDDNDTIHWDEDAYISWHADDSFLVEVI